One window from the genome of Deltaproteobacteria bacterium encodes:
- a CDS encoding methyltransferase type 12 — MILDGHAPALLARARALLRLPGGPSAELSAAEVRPAARAVLELHEGLVGDRALARPATYAGRHLGAYLLWWWPQTYVKVQATLTMVALPPAPRILDVGSGPGPAALAALDLLGGEATCFDSAEEALAEARALGVVRTTRVLPDEDFDLTLVANVLSEVPDPLALVRRLRGIVAVVEPALRETGRALLSLRDLLLREGWFALAPCFTQGPCPALVSAKDWCTAEARWDPPPFFRQLADATGLRADEVLSFVPLVLGRHAPDAPPDVWRVVGVAPPEKGKKRVWICGAEGRVPLVRLDRDRRPHNETFEGLRRGDRVRLQGTERRGDGLRLHPDSRLDSA, encoded by the coding sequence GTGATCCTCGACGGCCATGCTCCGGCGCTGCTCGCTCGCGCTCGGGCGCTGTTGCGGCTGCCAGGCGGCCCGTCCGCGGAGCTGTCCGCTGCCGAGGTCCGCCCCGCGGCGCGCGCCGTGCTCGAGCTCCACGAAGGCCTGGTCGGAGATCGCGCGCTGGCCAGGCCGGCAACGTATGCGGGCCGGCATCTCGGCGCCTATCTGCTCTGGTGGTGGCCGCAGACGTACGTGAAGGTGCAGGCGACGCTGACGATGGTTGCGTTGCCGCCGGCGCCGCGCATCCTCGACGTCGGGTCGGGACCGGGCCCCGCCGCGCTGGCCGCGCTGGATCTGTTGGGCGGCGAGGCGACATGCTTCGATTCGGCTGAAGAGGCGCTCGCGGAGGCGCGCGCGCTGGGCGTCGTGCGGACGACCCGCGTGCTGCCGGACGAAGATTTCGACCTGACGCTCGTCGCCAACGTTCTTTCCGAAGTACCGGACCCCCTGGCGCTGGTGCGGCGCTTGCGCGGGATCGTCGCCGTCGTCGAGCCCGCGCTCCGCGAGACCGGCCGCGCGCTCCTCTCCCTGCGGGATCTGCTGCTGCGCGAAGGCTGGTTTGCCTTGGCGCCATGCTTCACGCAGGGGCCCTGTCCTGCGCTCGTTTCGGCAAAGGACTGGTGCACTGCGGAGGCACGGTGGGACCCTCCGCCGTTCTTCCGCCAGCTCGCGGACGCGACCGGGCTGCGCGCCGACGAAGTGTTGTCGTTCGTGCCGCTGGTCCTCGGTCGCCACGCGCCGGATGCGCCGCCCGACGTCTGGCGCGTCGTCGGCGTAGCGCCGCCGGAAAAGGGGAAGAAGCGGGTGTGGATCTGCGGAGCGGAGGGAAGGGTGCCGCTGGTTCGCCTCGATCGCGATCGCCGCCCGCACAACGAGACGTTCGAAGGCCTTCGCCGCGGCGACCGCGTGCGGCTGCAAGGAACTGAACGTCGCGGCGATGGCCTGCGCCTCCATCCGGACAGCAGACTGGACAGCGCCTGA
- a CDS encoding RluA family pseudouridine synthase codes for MAEERGFEAPAGGERLDKLAASRFPDLSRSRVQQLIVAGLVDVNGAPAAASDRPRAGAQIRLRLPEVAAPRLDPVRLDLPVLYEDPYLLVIDKPAGLAVHPGAGGEGATIVHGLLHQVKDLRGVGGELRPGIVHRLDKDTSGCMVVAKAEPALRALQAAFKARDVEKRYRALVHGSPPDRGELDTPYGRHPVDRKRFSSRVRDGKRAVTRFAVLARSEGAAFLDVELLTGRTHQIRAHFADRGWPLFCDTLYGGTRREGPSAPPAIRRAAAALGRQGLHAARLAFAHPVTGGRVVCEAPLPADLRAALRELGLDSAP; via the coding sequence ATCGCAGAAGAGCGCGGGTTCGAGGCCCCCGCCGGCGGCGAGCGGCTGGACAAGCTCGCGGCGTCGCGGTTTCCCGATCTCTCCCGCTCACGGGTGCAACAGCTCATCGTTGCCGGTCTCGTCGATGTGAATGGCGCGCCGGCGGCAGCGTCGGATCGGCCGCGCGCCGGAGCGCAGATCCGCCTCCGCCTGCCCGAGGTCGCGGCGCCGCGGCTCGATCCGGTGCGGCTCGACCTTCCGGTGCTGTACGAGGATCCGTATCTGCTGGTGATCGACAAGCCCGCTGGTCTCGCCGTCCACCCCGGGGCCGGCGGCGAGGGTGCCACCATCGTGCATGGGCTCCTGCACCAGGTGAAGGATCTACGCGGCGTCGGAGGAGAGCTCCGTCCAGGAATCGTGCATCGCCTCGACAAGGACACCTCCGGGTGCATGGTAGTCGCGAAGGCCGAGCCGGCGCTCCGCGCCCTGCAGGCGGCGTTCAAGGCTCGCGACGTGGAGAAGCGCTACCGGGCGCTGGTACATGGGTCGCCGCCCGATCGCGGCGAGCTGGATACGCCCTACGGGCGCCACCCGGTGGATCGCAAGCGCTTCTCGTCGCGCGTCCGGGACGGGAAACGCGCGGTCACCCGCTTTGCGGTGCTGGCGCGGAGCGAAGGAGCCGCCTTCCTCGACGTCGAGCTCCTCACCGGCCGCACCCACCAGATCCGGGCGCACTTTGCCGACCGCGGATGGCCGCTCTTCTGCGATACGCTGTACGGCGGAACGCGCCGGGAAGGGCCGTCGGCGCCGCCGGCGATTCGGCGGGCGGCCGCTGCGCTCGGCCGGCAGGGGCTGCATGCCGCGCGACTGGCGTTTGCGCACCCGGTGACCGGAGGGCGCGTCGTCTGCGAAGCGCCGCTTCCGGCGGATCTGCGGGCAGCGCTGCGCGAGCTGGGATTAGACTCGGCGCCGTGA
- a CDS encoding HNH endonuclease produces the protein MLSTSVLVLNRLYQPVHVTSVRRALILLYRGAAKAVDEQYQTFDFESWAELAAAVYEDSIGTTRKRIRIPRVILLQAYDHLPRARVRFSRLNIYARDRNTCQYCGRKPPRAELNLDHVIPRSRGGVTSWENVVCSCVPCNLRKGGRTPDEAHMRLLRHPLRPRWTPFFRGPPRTGAFYQQWLPFLSLTDMAYWNTELQESDN, from the coding sequence TTGCTTTCGACGAGCGTCCTGGTTCTGAACCGCCTCTACCAGCCGGTGCATGTCACTTCTGTGCGCCGGGCTCTGATTCTTCTCTACCGCGGTGCGGCAAAGGCCGTGGACGAGCAATACCAGACGTTCGATTTCGAAAGCTGGGCGGAGCTGGCGGCAGCGGTGTACGAGGACTCGATCGGCACCACGCGCAAGCGCATCCGCATTCCCCGGGTGATCCTTCTACAGGCGTACGACCACCTGCCGCGCGCCCGCGTCCGTTTCAGCCGGTTGAACATCTACGCCCGCGATCGGAACACTTGCCAATACTGCGGCCGCAAGCCGCCGCGCGCCGAGTTGAACCTCGATCACGTGATCCCGCGCAGCCGCGGCGGCGTGACGAGTTGGGAGAACGTGGTCTGTTCGTGCGTCCCGTGTAATCTGAGGAAGGGCGGCCGCACACCCGACGAGGCGCACATGAGGCTGCTGCGCCATCCGCTCCGCCCGCGCTGGACGCCATTCTTCCGCGGTCCGCCGCGGACGGGGGCGTTCTACCAGCAATGGCTGCCGTTCCTCTCGCTGACCGACATGGCGTACTGGAACACGGAACTTCAGGAAAGCGACAACTGA
- the selA gene encoding L-seryl-tRNA(Sec) selenium transferase has translation MRSLPSVDEVLARPAVRALAERVGRAAAKAAVRAAIAESREKLQHGVDLDGETVPDARVLELSASQGAPRLRRVINATGVVLHTNLGRAPLHPDAIRSVAEVAGGYSNLEVDLASGRRGQRSAHLEPLLCELFGAEAAHVVNNCAGATMLALAALGKGGAAIVSRGELVEIGGGFRVPEILAQSGCRLIEVGTTNRTRVGDYAAALTANPGAMILRVHRSNFALLGFTEMPTLSELAAIARVHKVHLLHDLGSGALDPALGELTAAQSLKEGADLVLVSGDKLLGGPQAGIVLGRRELVEGCRKHPLSRALRADRMLLAALEATLRLYRNGRAGELPALRDLQASPADLRQRATRLALLLQEKGIACSVVECEGKVGGGSLPLRKLESAGVAVDADDPVVLLAALREGDPPVVAVVREGRVVLDVRCVQDVAELAEAVAKASGRATTGKGDTVEGVSDSGAAGRLLREQGDDDMEV, from the coding sequence TTGCGCAGCCTGCCCTCGGTCGACGAGGTCCTCGCGCGGCCCGCCGTGCGAGCCCTGGCGGAACGCGTGGGCCGCGCTGCGGCCAAGGCGGCCGTCCGCGCCGCGATCGCCGAGTCCCGGGAAAAGCTCCAGCACGGCGTCGATCTCGACGGCGAGACCGTACCCGACGCCCGGGTGCTCGAGCTTTCCGCGTCCCAGGGGGCGCCGCGCCTGCGCCGGGTGATCAACGCTACCGGGGTGGTGCTGCACACGAATCTTGGGCGGGCGCCGCTGCATCCGGATGCGATCCGGAGCGTGGCGGAAGTCGCCGGCGGATACTCGAATCTGGAGGTCGACCTGGCCAGCGGCCGTCGCGGCCAGCGAAGCGCGCATCTCGAGCCACTGCTCTGCGAGCTGTTCGGCGCGGAAGCGGCGCACGTCGTGAACAACTGCGCCGGCGCCACGATGCTGGCGCTGGCGGCGCTGGGCAAGGGCGGAGCGGCGATCGTCAGCCGCGGCGAGCTCGTGGAGATCGGAGGCGGCTTCCGGGTTCCCGAGATCCTCGCACAGTCGGGATGCCGGCTGATCGAGGTGGGCACCACGAATCGGACGCGCGTCGGCGACTACGCGGCAGCGCTCACCGCGAATCCAGGGGCGATGATCCTTCGCGTCCACCGATCGAACTTCGCCCTGCTCGGCTTCACCGAGATGCCGACCCTTTCCGAGCTGGCCGCGATCGCGCGCGTGCACAAGGTCCACCTGCTGCACGATCTCGGCAGCGGCGCGCTCGACCCCGCTCTCGGCGAGCTCACCGCCGCGCAGAGCCTGAAGGAGGGCGCGGACCTCGTGCTGGTCTCCGGCGACAAGCTGCTCGGTGGCCCGCAGGCCGGAATCGTGCTCGGACGCCGCGAGCTCGTGGAGGGCTGCCGCAAGCATCCCCTCAGCCGCGCCTTGCGCGCCGACCGGATGCTGCTCGCTGCGCTGGAAGCGACTCTTCGGCTGTATCGGAACGGTCGCGCCGGCGAGCTGCCCGCGCTGCGCGATCTTCAGGCGTCCCCGGCCGATCTACGGCAGCGGGCGACGCGTCTCGCGCTGCTGCTGCAGGAGAAGGGGATCGCCTGCTCGGTCGTCGAGTGCGAGGGCAAGGTCGGCGGGGGGTCGCTGCCTTTGCGGAAGCTGGAAAGCGCAGGCGTCGCGGTCGACGCCGACGACCCGGTGGTTCTTCTGGCCGCATTGCGCGAAGGCGATCCTCCGGTCGTGGCGGTGGTGCGCGAGGGGCGTGTGGTGCTCGACGTCCGATGTGTGCAGGATGTCGCGGAACTGGCTGAAGCGGTGGCAAAAGCGAGCGGGCGTGCAACCACGGGGAAAGGCGATACAGTAGAAGGAGTCAGCGATAGTGGCGCTGCCGGTCGCCTTTTGCGAGAACAGGGCGACGACGACATGGAGGTGTAA
- a CDS encoding membrane dipeptidase, which produces MPRAALALLCAGCASALQITPEDRQLHLDAVVVDAHCDIAEAMSDEGYDLLARHDVHHVDLPRLQEGGVDAEFFSVRVHPESVDLTRFFPTAMREIDLLQQVARRSGGALQVARNADEVRDNADKGVTSMLIGVEGGHLLLPGTEEEQLAHLKAFADRGVRYLTLAWSSSSTIGGSTAEDAKTGLTPFGKRVLAEMERLGVVADLSHASDPLFWDVMRESHRPVLLSHSAARALSNHPRNASDEMLQAVARNGGAVCVDFSRTFLDDRFRRASQGLLQKTKGMRFSEKVALYRRENLPEVPLSTLVDHIEHMAQIAGNDHVCLGSDFDDAPMMPVGLEDASKLPALTAALRARGWSPRNLRKLLGENLLRVLAASEGR; this is translated from the coding sequence ATGCCACGAGCCGCTCTCGCTCTGCTCTGCGCAGGTTGTGCCTCCGCGCTCCAGATCACGCCGGAGGACCGGCAGCTCCACCTGGACGCGGTGGTGGTCGATGCGCACTGCGACATCGCGGAAGCGATGTCCGACGAGGGTTACGATCTGCTCGCTCGCCACGACGTGCACCACGTCGATCTTCCCCGCCTCCAGGAGGGAGGCGTCGACGCCGAGTTCTTCTCCGTCCGCGTCCATCCGGAATCCGTCGATCTGACGCGGTTCTTTCCCACGGCGATGCGCGAGATCGACCTGCTGCAGCAGGTCGCCAGGCGGAGCGGCGGCGCGCTGCAGGTGGCGCGAAATGCCGACGAGGTCCGCGACAATGCCGACAAAGGAGTCACCTCGATGCTCATCGGCGTCGAAGGCGGCCACCTGCTGCTGCCGGGAACCGAGGAGGAGCAGCTCGCGCATCTCAAGGCGTTCGCCGATCGGGGCGTGCGATATCTGACCCTTGCCTGGTCCTCGTCGAGCACCATCGGAGGCTCGACCGCGGAAGACGCGAAGACGGGACTGACGCCGTTCGGCAAGCGCGTGCTCGCGGAGATGGAGCGGCTCGGCGTCGTCGCCGATCTCTCACATGCGAGCGATCCCCTCTTCTGGGACGTCATGCGCGAAAGCCACAGGCCCGTCCTGCTCAGCCATTCCGCGGCCCGCGCACTCTCCAATCACCCGCGCAACGCGAGCGACGAGATGCTGCAGGCCGTCGCGCGCAACGGCGGGGCCGTGTGCGTGGACTTCTCCCGCACCTTCCTCGACGACCGGTTCCGCAGGGCATCGCAGGGACTGCTGCAAAAGACGAAAGGGATGCGGTTCAGCGAGAAGGTCGCGCTCTACCGGCGCGAGAACCTGCCGGAGGTGCCGCTGAGCACGCTGGTCGATCACATCGAGCACATGGCGCAGATCGCCGGCAACGATCACGTCTGCCTTGGCAGCGATTTCGACGACGCCCCGATGATGCCCGTGGGGCTCGAGGATGCCTCGAAGCTGCCGGCGTTGACGGCGGCGCTCCGCGCCCGCGGATGGTCGCCGCGGAACCTCCGCAAGCTGCTGGGCGAGAACCTGTTGCGCGTGCTCGCCGCCAGCGAGGGTCGGTAG
- a CDS encoding histidine kinase, with protein sequence MAQRIPGPAGLQLARSRRALRRREIRREVRLRDCRPALHRLGVGLLGGRIARRRHPGKAERGDCCKSGQAGNHFGLGYSLQCGIEGHSRPVGKPPSGRPSFRELPRPPGVLPSVAMDARTQSALLAAIVCLALALAMLLRQGRTRLWTAFALLNFALLAYQIGDFLHGIFGLAQSWPLRMTLAAAGFIPVAVLAFIVEFQGESAGRVVGLRRFATATALATVAVAVSPLALMPPARVTASGAVFVQLTAAVSLLYARMRRAASRTERARLFYLWVGAALCVGLTFGELLIRLAGWPPPPFANVAMTIYLYFLSQTIQRHRLLDLNELLGKIVVLASVGVVLTLIYGVLVRWTGTTGLFLFNTMVASFVILILFEPLKTKVEEKVLSIFFAERFHFVQALAALRQRMAGIIDVRELAQVVLDGFYETRRVTHASIYLLADDGLGFRRLDYRGPAPTPYIDAATVRALVQSAQGGQKAQLVELVERRLAEVRQLLPESETELTALSEERARLSEIGAAMAAMRAGVTIPLVASQRVVGFLCVLDDRVPEAFASDELATMLEVGDQAAITIENSRLYEKMKERDRLAALGEMAAGLAHEIRNPLGAIKGAAQYLDPAQFQSGDGEILQIIVEEVNRLDGVVAQFLDYSRPFPNAASGKFQSTDLNDVLWKTMKLIESSMPANVVLELDLTPGLPAIHADAEQLKQVFINLALNAVQAMPDGGRLTVRTRRPHAPIELGLSEHTPRYSADQLEVRFADTGAGIPDDALDRIFIPFYTTKTKGTGLGLAISQRIVKGHGGTIEVQSRVGEGTEFILRFPSASALDTAGRLGMVQIPLSVESVVASPKKVPA encoded by the coding sequence ATGGCGCAGCGCATTCCTGGCCCGGCCGGCCTGCAGCTCGCTCGCAGCCGCCGTGCGCTCCGGCGACGTGAAATACGGCGCGAGGTCCGCCTCCGTGATTGCCGGCCCGCGCTCCACCGCCTCGGCGTCGGGCTCCTGGGCGGGCGGATCGCCAGGCGCCGGCACCCAGGCAAGGCAGAGCGCGGAGACTGCTGCAAGTCTGGACAGGCGGGCAATCATTTTGGGCTCGGCTACTCGCTGCAATGTGGCATTGAGGGGCACTCGCGTCCAGTCGGCAAACCGCCGTCCGGACGTCCGTCATTCCGGGAACTTCCCCGGCCGCCTGGCGTGTTACCCTCCGTCGCGATGGATGCCCGCACCCAGAGCGCGCTGCTTGCCGCCATCGTCTGTTTGGCGCTCGCTCTGGCCATGCTCCTGCGCCAGGGCAGGACGCGCCTGTGGACCGCCTTCGCGCTGCTCAATTTCGCGTTGCTCGCGTACCAGATCGGCGACTTCCTCCACGGTATCTTCGGCCTGGCGCAGTCGTGGCCGCTGCGGATGACCCTCGCAGCCGCGGGGTTCATCCCTGTCGCGGTGCTCGCCTTTATCGTTGAATTTCAAGGGGAATCCGCCGGACGCGTCGTGGGTCTCCGCCGCTTCGCCACCGCGACGGCGCTGGCCACGGTGGCGGTCGCGGTCTCGCCGCTGGCCCTGATGCCGCCGGCGCGGGTCACGGCGTCGGGAGCGGTCTTCGTCCAGCTCACGGCGGCCGTGAGCCTCCTGTATGCCCGGATGCGCCGGGCCGCGTCGCGCACCGAGCGGGCGCGCCTCTTCTATCTCTGGGTCGGCGCCGCCCTCTGCGTCGGACTGACGTTCGGCGAGCTCCTCATCCGCCTCGCCGGATGGCCGCCGCCGCCGTTCGCGAACGTGGCAATGACGATCTACCTGTACTTCCTCTCCCAGACCATCCAGCGGCACCGCCTGCTCGATCTCAACGAGCTCTTGGGAAAGATCGTGGTCCTCGCCAGCGTCGGCGTGGTGCTGACCTTGATCTACGGCGTGCTGGTGCGGTGGACCGGCACCACCGGCCTGTTCCTCTTCAACACGATGGTGGCGTCGTTCGTCATCCTCATCCTCTTCGAGCCGCTGAAGACCAAGGTGGAAGAGAAAGTCCTCTCCATCTTCTTCGCCGAACGGTTCCACTTCGTGCAGGCGCTCGCGGCGCTGCGGCAGCGGATGGCGGGCATCATCGACGTTCGCGAGCTGGCGCAGGTGGTGCTCGACGGCTTCTACGAGACGCGGCGGGTGACGCATGCGTCCATCTACCTGCTCGCCGACGACGGCCTCGGCTTCCGGCGGCTCGACTATCGCGGCCCCGCGCCCACCCCGTACATCGACGCCGCCACGGTGCGCGCCTTGGTCCAGAGCGCGCAGGGCGGGCAGAAGGCGCAGCTCGTCGAGCTCGTCGAGCGGCGCCTCGCGGAAGTGCGGCAGCTGTTGCCCGAGTCCGAGACGGAGCTGACCGCTCTCTCCGAGGAGCGGGCGCGGCTCTCGGAGATCGGCGCAGCCATGGCCGCGATGCGCGCCGGCGTGACCATTCCGCTGGTCGCCTCGCAGCGGGTGGTGGGATTCCTCTGCGTCCTCGACGACCGCGTGCCGGAGGCCTTCGCCTCGGACGAGCTGGCGACGATGCTGGAGGTCGGCGACCAGGCGGCGATCACCATCGAGAACAGCCGCCTGTACGAGAAGATGAAGGAGCGGGACCGCCTGGCGGCGCTGGGCGAGATGGCCGCGGGTCTCGCCCACGAGATTCGCAACCCGCTCGGCGCCATCAAGGGCGCCGCCCAATACCTCGACCCCGCGCAGTTCCAGAGCGGCGACGGGGAGATCCTCCAGATCATCGTCGAGGAAGTGAACCGCCTCGACGGCGTCGTCGCCCAGTTCCTCGACTACTCGCGGCCGTTCCCCAACGCCGCCTCCGGCAAGTTCCAGAGCACCGATCTCAACGACGTGCTCTGGAAGACGATGAAGCTGATCGAGAGCAGCATGCCGGCAAACGTCGTGCTCGAGCTGGATCTCACGCCGGGCCTGCCGGCGATCCACGCCGACGCCGAGCAGCTCAAGCAGGTGTTCATCAACCTGGCGTTGAACGCGGTGCAGGCGATGCCCGACGGCGGTCGCCTCACCGTGCGCACCCGCCGTCCGCACGCCCCCATCGAGCTGGGCCTCTCGGAGCACACCCCGCGATACTCCGCGGATCAGCTCGAGGTTCGATTCGCCGACACGGGCGCCGGGATCCCCGACGACGCGCTCGATCGCATCTTCATCCCCTTCTACACGACCAAGACCAAGGGCACGGGTCTGGGGCTGGCGATCTCCCAGCGGATCGTGAAAGGGCACGGCGGCACCATCGAGGTCCAGAGCCGCGTCGGCGAGGGCACCGAGTTCATCCTCCGTTTCCCGTCCGCGAGCGCGCTGGATACCGCGGGGCGCCTGGGGATGGTGCAGATACCGCTCTCCGTCGAGTCGGTCGTCGCCTCGCCGAAGAAGGTCCCCGCCTGA
- a CDS encoding sigma-54-dependent Fis family transcriptional regulator — protein MADRVLVVDDEQSLRKILAATLQREGYEVEVASDGEEALAALDRDGADVVVTDLVMPKMDGLSLLRKVVVSHPDVPVIVVTAHGRVDSAVEAMKAGAFDFITKPFEHAELKAIIAKAARQSDLNARNVIPDEPGRRFTEIIGKGQRMLELQQIIFKVADAPSTVLIQGESGTGKELVATALHEKSDRRDGPFIKINCAAIPRELVEAELFGFEKGAFTGAIQSKPGRFELADGGTLFLDEIGEIPIEMQVKLLRAIQESEFERVGGVKTTRVVVRLIAATSRDLTREIAAGRFREDLYYRLNVVPIHLPPLRERRDDIPLLVEHFRQKYNARLKKNVERIEDDALAALAGYSWPGNIRELENVLERTILFAERPVIRAADLPPSLRARPISPEELAAAAGPGHPTTPGPLKVIVKEQVQAVERDLIVRGLEVTNGNVTRTAKLLKISRKSLQMKMKEFGLRGED, from the coding sequence ATGGCAGACCGCGTGCTCGTCGTCGACGATGAACAGAGCCTCCGGAAGATCCTCGCGGCCACGCTCCAGCGTGAGGGATATGAGGTGGAGGTCGCATCCGACGGCGAGGAGGCGCTGGCGGCGCTCGACCGCGACGGCGCCGACGTCGTGGTCACCGATCTGGTGATGCCGAAGATGGACGGCCTCTCGCTGCTCCGCAAGGTGGTCGTCTCCCACCCCGACGTACCCGTGATCGTGGTGACGGCCCACGGCCGGGTGGACAGCGCGGTAGAGGCGATGAAGGCCGGCGCGTTCGACTTCATCACCAAGCCCTTCGAGCACGCGGAGCTGAAGGCGATCATTGCCAAGGCCGCCCGCCAGTCCGATCTCAACGCCCGCAACGTCATCCCCGACGAGCCGGGGCGCCGCTTTACCGAGATCATCGGCAAGGGACAGCGGATGCTCGAGCTGCAGCAGATCATCTTCAAGGTCGCCGATGCGCCCTCCACGGTCCTGATCCAGGGCGAGAGCGGCACCGGAAAAGAGCTGGTCGCTACCGCGTTGCACGAGAAGTCCGACCGCCGCGACGGCCCGTTCATCAAGATCAACTGCGCCGCCATTCCCCGCGAGCTGGTCGAGGCCGAGCTGTTCGGTTTCGAGAAGGGCGCCTTCACCGGCGCGATCCAGAGCAAACCCGGCCGCTTCGAGCTCGCCGACGGCGGCACCCTCTTCCTCGACGAGATCGGCGAGATCCCCATCGAGATGCAGGTCAAGCTGCTCCGCGCCATCCAGGAGAGCGAGTTCGAGCGGGTGGGAGGAGTGAAGACGACGCGCGTCGTGGTGCGCCTGATCGCAGCCACCTCGCGGGACCTGACTCGGGAGATCGCGGCGGGAAGGTTCCGCGAGGACCTCTACTATCGGTTGAACGTCGTCCCCATCCACCTGCCGCCGCTGCGCGAGCGGCGGGACGACATTCCGCTGCTGGTGGAGCATTTCCGGCAGAAGTACAACGCTCGCCTGAAGAAGAACGTCGAGCGGATCGAGGACGACGCGCTGGCCGCCCTCGCCGGATACTCGTGGCCGGGCAACATCCGCGAGCTGGAGAACGTGCTCGAGCGGACGATCCTGTTCGCCGAGCGCCCCGTGATCCGCGCCGCCGACCTGCCGCCGTCGCTGCGGGCGAGGCCAATCTCGCCGGAAGAGCTCGCCGCCGCTGCCGGGCCCGGTCACCCCACCACACCCGGACCCCTCAAGGTGATCGTCAAGGAGCAGGTCCAGGCCGTGGAGCGCGACCTGATCGTCCGGGGCCTGGAAGTGACGAACGGAAACGTGACGAGGACGGCAAAGCTGCTCAAGATCTCCCGCAAGAGCCTGCAGATGAAGATGAAGGAGTTCGGGCTCCGGGGAGAAGATTGA